Proteins encoded in a region of the Salmo salar unplaced genomic scaffold, Ssal_v3.1, whole genome shotgun sequence genome:
- the LOC106598859 gene encoding myelin-oligodendrocyte glycoprotein-like, translating to MKTYSVCGLWTLLMYIISISSTSSDTDGTVQHIVALVGDDAILPCTLSSTVSAVYQSVEWQRPDLKPKEVHLYRDEKDDLVLQNPVFRGRTSLFKEELENGNASLKLTRVELSDAGNYTCYIPLLDHQKTIIQLIVGRDLQLQQEL from the exons ATGAAGACTTATTCAGTCTGCGGGTTGTGGACACTTTTAATGTACATCATTAGTATATCATCAACATCAAGTGACACAGACG GTACAGTTCAGCACATTGTGGCCTTAGTTGGTGATGATGCCATCCTGCCCTGCACCCTGAGCAGCACTGTCAGTGCTGTGTATCAGTCAGTAGAGTGGCAGAGACCAGACCTAAAACCAAAAGAGGTCCATCTTTACAGAGATGAGAAGGACGATCTTGTGCTCCAGAATCCAGTCTTCAGGGGAAGAACGTCACTGTTTAAAGAAGAACTAGAGAACGGCAACGCTAGTTTAAAGTTGACCAGAGTGGAACTCTCTGATGCTGGAAACTACACCTGTTACATTCCACTGCTGGACCACCAGAAAACCATCATTCAACTCATTGTTG GTAGAGACCTCCAGCTCCAGCAAGAACTGTAA